A genomic region of Chaetodon auriga isolate fChaAug3 chromosome 11, fChaAug3.hap1, whole genome shotgun sequence contains the following coding sequences:
- the myofl gene encoding myoferlin isoform X2 yields MLRVIVESASGIPKKKLGNPDPIAAIVFRGEKKKTKAVDNELNPVWNEVLEFDLKGSPLDASSFINVVVKDYETIGKDKFIGSAQITLRELASGHLKSLPSKNVPLINEKQQAVGATINLLIGYEPPPSATPNLNDQPDADMSHAVAGGCDDTDEGEADVEGGGQGGSPGALTSSNQPGKPSHKPIRLRRKRHRALTNKPQDFQIRVRVVEGRQLPGNNVKPVVKVNVCGQTHRTRIRRGNNPFFDEMFFYNVNMLPSELFDESISLRVYDSFSLRADSLMGEFKLDVGYIYDEPGHAIMRKWLLLSDPDDSSSGARGYLKVSIIVVGTGDEPPSDRREMSEEQDDIESNLLVPAGVTMRWATFSLKVYRAEDMPQMDDAFVQTVKQVFGGDGDKKNLVDPFVEVSFAGQKLHTKIIEKNANPEWNEVINLQVKFPSMCERIKLTVYDWDRLTKNDAIGTAYLNLSTMSSSGGEIEDARAESSNAESELSTAASEIGFLPAFGPCYVNLYGSPREFTGLPDPYEELNFGKGEGVAYRGRILVELSTQLDGKVDKNVDDISSDDILVTQKYQRRRKYSLCAVFHSACMLQEPGEPVQFEVSIGNYGNKLDSTCKPLSSTTQYSFAVFDGNHYYYLPWADTKPVVILNSYWEDISHRLDSVNILLFIAERLESHLTSLKTAILAKVSETRLAEIWLKLINHMIEDLNSFQLPVLEGQHNVTALDLQMKNLRDAAVDSITQMAVRMREEATDVKATVGDIEDWLDRIKQLAEEPQNSMPDVIIWMLRGAKRVAFARVPAHQIMYSNFSEQARGKYCGRTQTIFMQYPMDKNKGVKIPVQLRVNMWIGLSAHEQKFNSFSEGNFSVYAEMYENQAHVLGKWGTTGLVGRHKFSDLTGKVKLKQERFLPPRGWEWEEDWFVDPERCLLTEADAGHTEFTDEVFQNETRFPGGEWKPAAEPYTDVNGEKVQSPEEFDCPPGWTWEDDWSFDSNRAVDERGWEYGITIPPDDKPKSWVAAEKMYHVHRRKRLIRPRKKISEKVAAAERREPGEGWEYSSLIGWKFHRKERTSDTFRRRRWRRKMVPSDSIGASAIFRLEGALGVDVDEKASKTDAAKVFGANTPTVSCHFSRSFIYHLRVYVYQARNLCAMDKDSFSDPYVHVSFLHVSKTTEVIRTTLNPTWDQTLIFEDIEIYGDPQTIARNPPDVVLELYDSDQVGKDEPMGRCTCPPVVKLNPSVAVSPKLLWYPVTKKGRSAGEVLLAAELLLKDKVNDGDLPLVPPRRGERLYMVPQGIRPVVQLTAIEVLTWGLRNMKTYQLATVSSPSLIVECGGEIVQTAVIRNFKKNPNFPGSVLLLKVLLPKEEMYTPPIVLKVIDHRPFGRKPVVGQCTIDCLEEFRCDPYRINNEVCMSARVAMIAAAQGDVVIDIEERPIMKTEEEEAVDWWSKFYASIGEQEKCGPYLKKGYDKLQVYNSELEEVEQFQGLTDFCSTFKLQRGKTEEEEDDPSVVGEFKGSFKIYPLPDDPGVPAPPRQFRELPESGPQECLVRIYVVRCIDLQPKDTNGMCDPYIKIALGRKTVDDRENYKPNTLNPEFGRMFELSCFMPQDKDLKIAVYDYDLLSRDEKVGETVIDLENRLLSRFRSCCGLPQTYCVSGINQWRDQLKPSQILQRVAKVRGIPPPRIELDGTSLSFSGKLYNLQDFETNTVIHPHLGPARERLALHVLRNQGLVPEHVETRTLCSSHQPNLSQGQIQMWVDIFPKNLGLPGHPCDITPRKAKKYFLRAIIWNTTDVTLDETSITGENMSDIYVKGWMPGMEEHKQKTDVHYRSLDGDGNFNWRFIFGFDYLPAEQLCVVSRKEHFWNLDKTEFRIPPKLIIQIWDNDKFSLDDYLGSIELDLLHLIPPAKSPEKCNLKMLPEVAGSAISKMPEFSSLFSQKSVRGWWPCAIQQDGKHVLGGKVEMSLEIVDEKEMDERPAGKGRDEPNMNPKLDQPNRPDTSFFWFTNPCKTMKFIVWRRFKWIFILAIVLLLVILFFGILFYSLPNYISMKIVKPFS; encoded by the exons ATGCTGCGGGTCATTGTTGAGTCCGCAAGTGGGATCCCCAAAAAGAAACTTGGAAACCCAGATCCAATAGCTGCGATTGTCTTTAGAG gtgaaaaaaagaaaaccaaagcagTTGACAATGAATTGAATCCTGTTTGGAATGAA GTGCTTGAATTTGATCTGAAAGGCTCTCCCTTGGATGCATCTTCATTCATCAACGTGGTTGTAAAAGACTATGAAACAATCGGCAAAGACAA GTTCATTGGCTCGGCACAAATCACTCTGAGAGAGCTGGCCAGTGGTCACCTGAAGTCCCTCCCATCCAAGAATGTGCCCTTGATCAACGAGAAACAACAGGCTGTTGGG GCAACCATAAATTTGCTCATTGGGTATGAGCCACCTCCCAGTGCTACTCCAAACCTAAATGACCAACCTGATGCAGACATGTCTCATGCGGTTGCTG GAGGCTGCGATGACACTGACGAGGGGGAGGCAGATGTGgaaggaggaggtcagggtggaaGTCCTGGAGCTCTCACTTCTTCAAACCAGCCTGGGAAACCCAGCCACAAGCCAATCCGTCTACGCCGTAAGAGGCATAGAGCCCTGACCAATAAGCCTCAAGACTTCCAG ATTCGTGTTCGGGTCGTAGAGGGCCGACAGCTGCCTGGCAACAACGTCAAGCCGGTTGTTAAGGTGAACGTATGCGGGCAGACCCACAGGACTAGAATCAGAAGAGGGAACAACCCGTTCTTTGACGAG ATGTTTTTCTACAACGTTAACATGCTCCCCTCAGAGCTGTTCGATGAGAGCATTAGTCTTCGG GTTTATGACTCCTTCTCCCTCAGAGCTGACAGTCTAATGGGAGAGTTCAAG CTGGATGTTGGCTACATCTATGATGAACCAG GTCATGCCATAATGAGGAAATGGCTCCTCCTGAGTGATCCTGATGACTCCAGCTCAGGGGCCAGAGGTTACCTGAAAGTCAGCATAATTGTTGTGGGCACTGGAGATGAGCCACCG AGTGACAGGAGAGAGATGAGTGAGGAGCAGGACGACATTGAAAGCAATCTTTTGGTGCCAGCCGGTGTCACAATGCGGTGGGCCACGTTCAGCCTCAAAGTGTACCGTGCTGAGGATATGCCACAGA TGGATGATGCCTTTGTTCAGACAGTCAAACAGGTCTTTGGAGGGGATGGAGATAAGAAGAACTTGGTGGATCCATTTGTGGAAGTCAGCTTTGCTGGCCAGAAg cTGCACACCAAAATCATTGAGAAAAATGCAAACCCCGAGTGGAATGAAGTCATCAATCTCCAAGTCAAG ttcCCATCTATGTGTGAACGCATCAAGTTGACAGTGTATGACTG GGATCGGCTGACCAAGAATGACGCCATAGGAACGGCGTATTTAAATCTGAGCACGATGTCTTCCTCTGGTGGAGAGATTGAAG ACGCACGGGCTGAAAGTTCCAACGCAGAGTCTGAAC tgagCACCGCAGCATCAGAGATCGGTTTTCTCCCAGCTTTTGGGCCTTGCTATGTCAACCTGTATGGCAGCCCAAGAGAATTCACTGGCCTGCCCGACCCATATGAGGAACTCAACTTTGGAAAG GGTGAAGGCGTCGCCTACAGGGGGAGGATCCTTGTGGAGCTGTCCACCCAGCTGGACGGAAAGGTTGATAAGAATGTGGATGACATCTCCAGTGATGACATCCTGGTGACACAG AAATACCAGCGGAGGAGGAAGTACTCTCTGTGCGCTGTGTTCCACAGTGCGTGCATGCTCCAAGAGCCGGGCGAGCCAGTCCAGTTTGAGGTCAGCATCGGTAACTATGGTAACAAGCTGGACTCCACCTGCAAGCCCCTGTCGTCCACCACCCAGTACAgctttgctgtgtttgatg GTAATCACTACTATTACCTGCCCTGGGCTGACACTAAGCCTGTAGTGATTCTCAATTCGTACTGGGAGGACATCAGCCACCGTCTGGACTCTGTCAACATTCTCCTCTTCATCGCTGAGAGACTG GAGTCCCACCTCACCTCTTTAAAGACAGCCATCTTAGCCAAGGTGTCCGAGACACGTCTGGCAGAGATTTGGCTCAAACTCATCAACCACATGATTGAGGACCTTAACAG TTTCCAGCTTCCAGTACTGGAGGGCCAGCACAATGTGACTGCTCTGGATCTCCAGATGAAAAACCTGCGCGATGCTGCTGTGGACAGTATCACACAGATGGCCGTTCGCATGAGAGAGGAAGCCACAGATGTCAAGGCTACTGTTGGTGACATTGAAGACTGGTTGGACAGAATTAAGCAGCTGGCAGAAGAG CCTCAAAACAGCATGCCAGATGTGATCATCTGGATGCTAAGAGGAGCGAAGCGGGTGGCTTTTGCCCGAGTCCCGGCACACCAGATCATGTACTCCAACTTCAGCGAACAGGCACGAGGCAAATACTGTGGACGGACCCAGACCATCTTCATGCAG tACCCCATGGACAAGAACAAAGGTGTGAAGATCCCCGTTCAGCTGCGGGTCAACATGTGGATCGGACTCTCTGCCCATGAGCAGAAGTTCAACAGCTTCTCAGAGGGAAACTTCAGCGTGTACGCTGAAATG TATGAGAACCAGGCTCATGTGCTTGGGAAGTGGGGAACTACGGGTCTGGTTGGTCGCCATAAGTTCTCAGATTTGACTGGAAAGGTGAAACTCAAACAGGAGCGCTTTCTGCCTCCCCGTGGATGGGAATGGGAGGAAGACTGGTTTGTTGACCCTGAGCGATG CCTGTTGACAGAAGCAGATGCGGGCCACACAGAGTTCACAGATGAAGTTTTTCAGAATGAAACTCGTTTCCCGGGTGGGGAGTGGAAGCCCGCTGCAGAGCCCTACACTGATGTG AATGGAGAAAAGGTTCAAAGCCCAGAAGAGTTTGACTGTCCGCCTGGATGGACCTGGGAGGATGACTGGAGCTTTGACAGCAACAGGGCTGTAGATGAGAGAG GTTGGGAGTACGGAATCACCATTCCTCCTGATGACAAGCCCAAATCCTGGgttgcagcagagaaaatgtacCATGTCCATCGCAGGAAGAGACTCATAAGACCACGGAAGAAGATATCGGAAAaagtggctgctgctgag AGGCGAGAACCAGGGGAAGGCTGGGAGTACtcttctctgattggctggaagtTCCACAGGAAGGAGCGCACCTCTGACACGTTCCGCCGCCGCCGCTGGAGAAGAAAGATGGTCCCATCAGACTCCATTGGAGCCTCTGCCATCTTCAGACTGGAAGGGGCATTA GGGGTCGATGTTGATGAGAAGGCCAGTAAAACGGATGCAGCCAAAGTATTCGGTGCCAACACACCCACCGTTTCCTGCCACTTTAGCC GGTCTTTCATTTACCATCTCAGAGTGTACGTCTATCAGGCGAGGAACCTCTGTGCCATGGACAAAGACAGCTTCTCAG ATCCATATGTCCATGTGTCATTCCTACATGTGAGTAAGACCACAGAAGTCATCAGGACCACCCTGAACCCCACATGGGATCAGACTCTCATCTTTGAGGACATTGAAATCTACGGGGACCCACAGACTATTGCCCGCAACCCTCCTGATGTGGTGTTGGAGCTGTATGACAGTGATCAAGTA GGTAAAGATGAGCCCATGGGTCGCTGCACGTGCCCCCCAGTAGTGAAACTGAACCCCAGTGTGGCTGTCAGCCCGAAGCTGCTGTGGTACCCAGTCACCAAAAAAGGTCGCAGTGCTGGGGAGGTACTGCTGGCTGCAGAGCTTCTTCTGAAGGACAAG GTCAATGATGGAGATCTGCCCCTGGTCCCTCCTCGCCGGGGGGAGCGGCTCTACATGGTTCCCCAGGGAATCAGGCCTGTTGTGCAGCTCACTGCGATTGAG GTCCTGACTTGGGGCTTGAGGAACATGAAGACCTACCAGTTGGCCACAGTTTCCTCCCCCAGTTTGATAGTGGAGTGTGGAGGTGAGATTGTTCAAACCGCGGTGATCAGGAACTTCAAAAAGAACCCCAACTTCCCTGGATCTGTTCTGCTACTCAAAGTG CTTCTTCCCAAAGAGGAGATGTACACCCCTCCCATTGTGCTGAAGGTAATCGACCACCGACCCTTTGGGAGGAAGCCTGTAGTGGGTCAGTGCACCATCGACTGCCTGGAGGAGTTCCGCTGTGATCCGTATCGCATCAACAATGAAGTCTGCATGTCTGCTAGAG TGGCAATGATAGCTGCTGCCCAGGGAGATGTTGTCATAGACATTGAGGAGAGACCCATCATGAAAACTGAG GAGGAGGAAGCGGTAGACTGGTGGAGTAAGTTCTATGCCTCTATAGGAGAGCAGGAAAAGTGCGGACCTTACCTGAAAAAGGGATATGACAAATTACAG GTGTACAACAGTGAACTGGAGGAGGTTGAGCAGTTCCAGGGTCTCACTGATTTCTGCAGCACTTTCAAACTTCAGAGAGGAAagactgaagaggaggaagatgaccCCTCTGTGGTGGGAGAGTTCAAG GGCTCGTTCAAGATATACCCACTGCCTGATGACCCAGGGGTGCCAGCCCCACCCCGCCAGTTCAGAGAGCTTCCTGAGAGCGGACCTCAGGAGTGTCTGGTCCGGATTTATGTGGTGCGGTGCATTGACCTGCAGCCTAAGGATACAAATGGCATG TGTGACCCATACATTAAGATTGCCCTGGGGAGGAAAACAGTGGATGACAGGGAGAACTACAAACCAAACACCCTGAATCCAGAATTTGGGAG gATGTTTGAGCTGTCCTGCTTCATGCCTCAAGACAAGGACCTAAAGATTGCTGTGTATGACTATGACTTACTGAGCAGAGACGAAAAAGTGGGTGAGACAGTCATCGATTTGGAGAACAGGCTCCTGTCTCGTTTTAGGTCCTGCTGTGGACTGCCACAGACTTACTGTGT TTCAGGGATCAATCAGTGGAGAGACCAGCTGAAGCCTTCCCAGATCCTCCAGCGAGTGGCCAAAGTGAGGGGCATCCCTCCTCCACGCATAGAGCTAGACGGCACCTCACTGTCCTTCTCAGGAAAACTGTACAACCTGCAAGACTTTG agacaaacactgtGATCCACCCACACTTGGGCCCAGCCAGAGAGAGGTTGGCCTTACATGTCCTCAGAAACCAGGGCTTGGTACCAGAACATGTGGAGACCAGAACCCTGTGCAGTTCCCACCAACCCAACCTGTCCCAG GGACAAATTCAAATGTGGGTGGACATTTTCCCCAAGAACCTTGGTCTGCCAGGACATCCATGTGATATCACTCCACGCAAAGCCAAGAA GTACTTCTTGCGAGCCATCATTTGGAACACAACTGATGTTACACTGGATGAAACAAGCATCACCGGAGAAAACATGAGTGACATCTATGTCAAAGG ATGGATGCCAGGTATGGAAGAGCACAAGCAGAAGACTGACGTCCACTACAGATCCCTGGATGGTGATGGGAATTTCAACTGGAGGTTCATCTTCGGCTTTGACTACCTGCCTGCAGAACAGCTGTGTGTTGTCTCGAGGAAA GAGCACTTTTGGAATCTGGACAAAACTGAATTTAGGATTCCTCCTAAACTGATCATCCAGATATGGGACAATGACAAATTCTCCCTGGATGACTACTTGG GTTCAATTGAGCTAGATCTGCTCCACCTGATCCCTCCTGCTAAGAGCCCGGAAAAGTGCAACCTAAAGATGTTGCCAGAAGTGGCAGGCTCAGCTATCAGCAAAATGCCAGAGTTCAGCTCCCTCTTCTCCCAGAAGTCTGTACGAGGCTGGTGGCCATGTGCGATCCAACAGGATGGGAAACATGTGCTCGGT GGGAAAGTAGAGATGTCACTGGAAATAGTGGACGAGAAGGAGATGGATGAGAGACCTGCTGGGAAAGGCAGAGATGAGCCAAACATGAATCCCAAACTGGACCAACCCAA CCGCCCTGACACGTCATTCTTCTGGTTTACAAACCCTTGCAAGACCATGAAGTTCATCGTTTGGCGCAGATTCAAATGGATATTCATTCTGGCGATTGTCCTTCTGCTGGTTATCTTGTTCTTCGGGATCCTCTTTTACTCACTACCG AACTACATCTCAATGAAGATTGTGAAGCCATTCTCCTAA